The following proteins come from a genomic window of Sphaerisporangium rubeum:
- the argH gene encoding argininosuccinate lyase — protein sequence MAEGGKPMRLWGGRFEGGPADALTRLSVSVQFDWRLAPYDLLASRAHARVLHQAGLLTAEELDRMIGALDDLDRACAAGEFRPTVADEDVHTALERGLLERLGALGGKLRAGRSRNDQIATDLRLYLRDHVRLIVSRLVELETALMTQAEGHAATAAPGMTHLQHAQPVSFGHQLLAHVHALARDADRLRDWDKRAAVSPLGAGALAGSSLPLDPQAVAEELGFASAAPNSMDAVADRDFAAEFLFCAALIGVHLSRLGEEVVLWASQEFRWIEMDDAYSTGSSIMPQKKNPDVAELARGKAGRIIGDLVALLTTLKGLPLTYNRDLQEDKEPVFDAVDTLLLVLPAVSGLIATMRVNTARLEASAPDGFALATDLAELLVRKGVPFRDAHEAVGHLVVWCQVNDTTLERLTEEDLAKISPHFAAADVTPGGETLPTALEVLNVQGALAARSRHGGTAPDRVRDQLADLREIVDGQAAWASGS from the coding sequence GTGGCTGAGGGTGGCAAGCCCATGCGGCTGTGGGGCGGCAGGTTCGAGGGCGGCCCGGCGGACGCGCTGACCAGATTGTCGGTCAGCGTCCAGTTCGACTGGCGGCTCGCGCCGTACGACCTGCTCGCGTCGCGCGCGCACGCTCGGGTGCTGCACCAGGCGGGACTGCTGACCGCCGAGGAGCTCGACCGCATGATCGGCGCGCTGGACGACCTCGACCGGGCCTGCGCCGCCGGAGAGTTCCGGCCCACCGTGGCCGACGAGGACGTGCACACCGCACTGGAGCGCGGCCTGCTCGAACGTCTCGGCGCGCTTGGCGGCAAACTGCGCGCCGGCCGCAGCCGCAACGACCAGATCGCCACCGACCTGCGGCTCTACCTGCGCGACCACGTCCGTCTCATCGTGTCCCGGCTCGTGGAGCTGGAGACCGCGCTGATGACCCAGGCTGAGGGGCACGCCGCCACCGCCGCCCCCGGCATGACCCACCTGCAGCACGCGCAGCCGGTGTCGTTCGGCCACCAGCTCCTCGCGCACGTGCACGCACTGGCCCGCGACGCCGACCGGCTGCGCGACTGGGACAAGCGGGCCGCGGTCTCACCGCTCGGCGCCGGCGCGCTCGCCGGGTCGTCCCTGCCGCTGGACCCGCAGGCCGTCGCCGAGGAGCTCGGCTTCGCCTCCGCGGCCCCCAACTCCATGGACGCCGTCGCCGACCGCGACTTCGCCGCCGAGTTCCTGTTCTGCGCCGCACTCATCGGCGTCCACCTGTCCCGGCTGGGGGAGGAGGTTGTGCTGTGGGCCTCCCAGGAGTTCCGCTGGATCGAGATGGACGACGCCTACTCCACCGGCTCGTCGATCATGCCGCAGAAGAAGAACCCGGACGTCGCCGAGCTGGCCCGCGGCAAGGCCGGCCGCATCATCGGCGACCTCGTGGCGCTGCTCACCACACTCAAGGGCCTGCCGCTCACCTACAACCGTGACCTGCAGGAGGACAAGGAGCCGGTGTTCGACGCCGTCGACACCCTGCTGCTCGTCCTCCCCGCCGTGTCCGGGCTCATCGCCACCATGCGCGTCAACACCGCGCGCCTGGAGGCGTCCGCCCCCGACGGGTTCGCTCTCGCCACCGACCTCGCCGAGCTGCTGGTGCGCAAGGGGGTGCCGTTCCGCGACGCGCATGAGGCCGTCGGTCACCTCGTCGTCTGGTGCCAGGTCAACGACACCACCCTTGAGCGGCTCACCGAGGAGGACCTCGCCAAGATCTCCCCGCACTTCGCCGCCGCCGACGTCACCCCCGGCGGCGAGACGCTCCCCACCGCACTGGAGGTCCTCAACGTGCAGGGCGCGCTGGCGGCCCGCAGCCGCCACGGCGGCACCGCGCCGGACCGCGTGCGCGACCAGCTCGCGGACCTGCGCGAGATCGTCGACGGACAGGCCGCGTGGGCGAGCGGGTCCTAG
- a CDS encoding DNA-3-methyladenine glycosylase has translation MGERVLDREFFARPAPEVAPELLGRVLAHGAVAVRLTEVEAYGPPGEDAASHTYRGRTPRNAVMFGPPGHMYVYFTYGMHYCANLVCLPEGQGSGVLMRAGEIVAGHDEARSRRHRPGTGSPLARRGLPDRDLARGPARLAVALGIGREHNGLDCCADDGTPRILEGTPAVPASIRSGPRTGVSSAADVPWRFWIDGDPTVSPYRKHVPRTRPT, from the coding sequence GTGGGCGAGCGGGTCCTAGACCGCGAGTTCTTCGCACGACCCGCGCCGGAAGTGGCCCCCGAGCTGCTCGGCCGGGTCCTCGCGCACGGGGCGGTCGCCGTACGCCTCACCGAAGTCGAGGCGTACGGCCCTCCCGGCGAGGACGCCGCCTCCCACACCTACCGCGGCCGCACACCCCGCAACGCCGTGATGTTCGGCCCTCCCGGCCACATGTACGTGTACTTCACCTACGGCATGCACTACTGCGCCAACCTCGTGTGCCTGCCGGAGGGCCAGGGATCCGGTGTCCTGATGCGGGCCGGCGAGATCGTGGCCGGCCACGACGAGGCCCGCAGCCGCAGGCACCGGCCGGGCACCGGCTCCCCTCTCGCGCGGCGCGGCCTGCCGGACCGCGACCTGGCCCGCGGCCCCGCCAGGCTCGCCGTGGCCCTCGGCATCGGCCGCGAGCACAACGGCCTGGACTGCTGCGCGGACGACGGCACGCCACGGATCCTGGAGGGCACACCCGCCGTCCCGGCGTCGATCCGGTCCGGCCCGCGCACCGGGGTGTCCAGCGCCGCCGACGTCCCCTGGCGGTTCTGGATCGACGGCGATCCCACGGTGTCGCCTTACCGCAAACACGTGCCGCGCACCCGGCCGACCTGA
- the tyrS gene encoding tyrosine--tRNA ligase, translated as MTDILDDLAWRGLIAQSTDIDALRAAMTAGPITVYCGFDPTAPSLHVGNLVPLLALTRVQRAGHRVIGLVGGATGLIGDPSGKSEERSLNSADVVAEWVERIRVQVEKFLDLSEASGSVLVSNLDWTAGMSAIDFLRDVGKHFPVNRMLARESVSARLAGEGLSYTEFSYQILQANDYLELYRRHGCTLQIGGSDQWGNITAGCDLIRRVEGGHVHALTVPLITKADGTKFGKTAGGAVWLDPQLTSPYAFYQFWLNSDDRDVVRFLKIFSFRSREEIEALEKSVAERPAAREAQRALAEEFTTLLHGPEECAAVIAASRALFGQGSLADLPEHTLAAALSEVPSATVTALGAPLVDLMAESGLAESKSAARRAIKEGGAYVNNVKITDESHVPVTEDLIHSRYLVLRRGKRSTAAIQVAS; from the coding sequence GTGACCGACATTCTCGATGACCTTGCGTGGCGCGGCCTGATCGCGCAGTCCACCGACATCGACGCCTTGCGTGCGGCGATGACCGCGGGTCCGATCACGGTCTATTGCGGCTTCGACCCCACCGCGCCGTCCCTGCACGTCGGCAACCTCGTCCCGCTGCTCGCGCTCACCCGCGTCCAGCGCGCGGGCCACCGCGTGATCGGGCTGGTCGGCGGGGCCACCGGCCTCATCGGCGACCCGAGCGGCAAGAGCGAGGAGCGTTCGCTCAACTCCGCCGACGTCGTGGCGGAGTGGGTCGAGCGCATCCGGGTCCAGGTCGAGAAGTTCCTCGACCTGTCGGAGGCCTCCGGGTCGGTCCTGGTGAGCAACCTCGACTGGACCGCCGGAATGTCCGCCATCGACTTCCTGCGCGACGTCGGCAAGCACTTCCCGGTCAACCGCATGCTGGCCCGCGAGTCGGTCTCGGCGCGGCTGGCGGGTGAGGGCCTGAGCTACACCGAGTTCAGCTACCAGATCCTCCAGGCCAACGACTACCTGGAGCTGTACCGCAGGCACGGCTGCACGCTGCAGATCGGCGGCAGCGACCAGTGGGGCAACATCACCGCCGGCTGCGACCTGATCCGCCGCGTCGAAGGCGGCCACGTGCACGCTCTCACCGTGCCGCTGATCACCAAGGCCGACGGCACCAAGTTCGGCAAGACCGCCGGCGGCGCGGTGTGGCTGGACCCGCAGCTCACCTCGCCGTACGCGTTCTACCAGTTCTGGCTCAACTCCGACGACCGCGACGTCGTCAGGTTCCTCAAGATCTTCAGCTTCCGCTCCCGCGAGGAGATCGAGGCACTGGAGAAGAGCGTCGCCGAACGTCCCGCCGCGCGCGAGGCACAACGCGCGCTCGCCGAGGAGTTCACGACGCTGCTGCACGGCCCCGAGGAGTGCGCCGCCGTCATCGCCGCGTCCCGTGCGCTGTTCGGCCAGGGTTCCCTGGCCGACCTCCCCGAGCACACCCTGGCCGCCGCACTCTCCGAGGTGCCGAGCGCCACCGTTACGGCTCTCGGCGCACCCCTGGTCGACCTCATGGCCGAGTCGGGCCTCGCCGAGAGCAAGTCGGCCGCACGCCGCGCCATCAAGGAAGGCGGCGCGTACGTCAACAACGTCAAGATCACCGACGAGTCGCATGTCCCCGTCACCGAGGACCTGATCCACTCCCGTTACCTGGTCCTGCGCCGCGGCAAGCGCTCCACCGCCGCCATCCAGGTGGCCTCCTGA